A window of Cohnella herbarum contains these coding sequences:
- a CDS encoding AEC family transporter, whose protein sequence is MDIFIHILTNNVLPLSLVIGLGILLHRIFTLDIKTLSKLNFYLFSPAIMFELLYGTAISVQLFGQVLLFFVVFMLAQYGLLEAVVRLRKYDGGMRAAMRNSVLFYNSANYGIPINQLAFAGNPYTLSVQIIIMMMQSLIPNTYGIYSVNAHKADWREIRKAILSMPVIYVIPIALMLRGFHVPLPEFLNISVGYLSSAFIGMALFTLGVQLGSMKGGLSRKLALDVGIASALRLLVGPLLAWGVVVIFDVEKLVAAALIVSSAVPTSLSSVLLAVEFDNEKDFASQSVLVSTALSIITVTVVIYLLRV, encoded by the coding sequence ATGGACATTTTCATACATATACTCACGAACAACGTACTTCCGTTATCGCTTGTTATCGGACTGGGAATTCTCCTGCACCGCATTTTTACGCTGGATATTAAGACGCTTTCCAAATTGAATTTTTATTTGTTTTCTCCCGCGATCATGTTCGAGCTGCTGTACGGAACCGCGATATCGGTGCAGCTGTTCGGGCAAGTGTTGCTCTTCTTCGTCGTGTTCATGTTGGCGCAGTACGGCTTGCTGGAAGCGGTCGTAAGATTGCGCAAATACGACGGCGGCATGAGAGCGGCGATGAGAAATAGCGTGCTTTTCTACAATAGCGCCAATTACGGGATCCCGATCAATCAACTTGCATTCGCGGGTAATCCATACACGTTGTCGGTTCAGATTATTATCATGATGATGCAATCGCTAATTCCGAATACGTACGGCATCTACAGCGTAAATGCGCACAAAGCCGATTGGCGTGAAATCCGCAAGGCGATCTTATCGATGCCGGTCATTTACGTCATTCCGATTGCCTTGATGCTGCGCGGATTTCACGTTCCTTTACCCGAATTCCTGAATATATCGGTCGGCTACTTGTCGAGCGCTTTTATCGGGATGGCGTTATTTACGCTCGGCGTCCAACTCGGGAGCATGAAAGGCGGGCTCAGTCGCAAGCTTGCGCTTGATGTCGGCATCGCCTCGGCGCTGCGTTTGTTGGTCGGCCCGTTGCTGGCTTGGGGCGTCGTCGTAATCTTCGACGTGGAGAAGCTCGTGGCAGCGGCGCTTATCGTCTCGTCGGCCGTACCGACCTCGTTATCCAGTGTGCTGCTTGCCGTGGAGTTCGACAACGAGAAGGATTTTGCGTCCCAGTCGGTGCTCGTATCGACAGCGCTAAGCATTATAACGGTTACCGTTGTCATTTATTTACTTCGGGTGTGA
- a CDS encoding AraC family transcriptional regulator, which translates to MFEYSYRSTGVFEPVFHSHTFYEVYYFHEGKCNYLIGDQIYNLAPGDLILMYGMTLHCPKIDPAVPYIRSIIHFDPAILRPYLELPHAVPIMQPFERFKNYRLSLRGDDKEELERILLTMHRYQQRGDDVGAGRMLLAFVDLLHFVYDLCLQPLSEQREFSSDKEKSVQDVMALLEDRYADEELNMERLQRELHLSKSYLAKIFKEVTGVTIFEYVYRKRINEAKIQFLLYPSLAVTEVSFRLGFKHLAHFSRLFKQHVGLTPEQYKKQMKSDRLTLHKAGDGNEFI; encoded by the coding sequence ATGTTTGAATATAGCTACCGCTCTACGGGGGTATTCGAGCCTGTGTTTCACTCGCATACTTTCTATGAGGTGTATTATTTTCACGAAGGCAAATGCAATTATTTGATCGGGGATCAGATTTACAACCTTGCTCCGGGAGATCTTATTCTCATGTACGGGATGACTCTCCACTGTCCGAAGATCGATCCCGCCGTACCGTACATTCGTTCGATCATTCATTTCGACCCGGCGATTCTTCGTCCCTATTTGGAGCTTCCGCATGCGGTACCGATCATGCAGCCGTTCGAACGCTTCAAGAATTACAGGCTTAGCTTGCGCGGCGACGATAAAGAAGAGCTTGAACGGATACTCCTCACGATGCATCGTTATCAGCAACGGGGGGACGACGTCGGTGCCGGTCGAATGCTGCTTGCGTTCGTGGATTTGCTACATTTCGTCTATGATCTGTGCCTTCAGCCTCTAAGCGAGCAGAGGGAATTTTCTTCGGATAAAGAGAAGTCCGTGCAAGACGTGATGGCTTTGCTAGAGGATCGATACGCAGACGAAGAACTGAACATGGAGCGCCTGCAACGCGAGCTTCATCTGAGCAAATCGTATTTGGCGAAAATATTCAAAGAAGTGACGGGAGTCACCATATTCGAGTACGTATACCGGAAGCGCATCAACGAAGCGAAAATACAGTTTCTGCTTTATCCGAGCTTGGCCGTGACGGAGGTGTCGTTCCGGCTAGGCTTCAAGCATCTCGCGCATTTCAGCAGACTGTTTAAGCAGCACGTGGGCTTAACGCCGGAACAGTATAAAAAACAAATGAAGTCGGATCGGTTGACGTTGCATAAGGCGGGGGATGGCAATGAATTTATTTGA
- a CDS encoding SGNH/GDSL hydrolase family protein, which translates to MLLHKGQKLLFIGDSITDCDRAKPAGEGLFGALGKGYVSIVDAMLQAVYPELGIRVVNQGISGNNVVDLQTRWQEDVLDHNPDWLSIMIGTNDVWRQYDTPFIKEWHVYADKYETTLRSLVERTKPKVGNLVLMTPFYLESNEQDAMRRTMDEYGAIVKKIAQETGTLFIDTQAAFNVVLKELYAATLAWDRVHPTQTGHVVLARAFLNKVGFEWNRS; encoded by the coding sequence ATGTTGCTGCATAAGGGTCAGAAGCTATTATTCATCGGGGATTCGATCACGGATTGCGACCGGGCGAAGCCGGCGGGCGAAGGACTGTTCGGAGCATTAGGAAAAGGCTATGTTTCCATAGTGGATGCTATGCTGCAAGCGGTGTATCCGGAGCTTGGCATTCGCGTAGTCAATCAAGGGATCAGCGGGAACAACGTGGTCGATCTGCAGACAAGATGGCAGGAAGACGTACTCGACCACAATCCGGATTGGCTGTCGATCATGATAGGTACGAACGACGTATGGCGCCAATACGACACCCCGTTCATTAAAGAATGGCATGTCTATGCCGATAAATACGAAACGACTCTCCGTTCCTTGGTCGAACGCACGAAGCCGAAAGTGGGCAACTTAGTACTGATGACGCCTTTTTACTTGGAAAGCAACGAGCAGGATGCGATGCGCCGCACGATGGACGAGTACGGGGCGATCGTGAAGAAGATCGCGCAGGAAACGGGAACGCTGTTCATTGATACGCAGGCTGCGTTTAACGTCGTGCTCAAGGAGCTATACGCCGCTACGCTGGCTTGGGACCGAGTTCATCCGACGCAAACGGGTCATGTCGTTCTAGCCAGAGCGTTCTTAAATAAAGTCGGGTTTGAGTGGAATAGAAGTTAA
- a CDS encoding Gfo/Idh/MocA family protein, whose product MDIVRIGIVGLGNMGTGHAKYLIEGQVSGAVLAAVSDISPDRLKLAKEQWGDAVRTFDTPEAMFSSGAVDGVLLCTPHYDHPKQAIEAFSHGLHVLVEKPAGVYTRQVREMNEAAAASGKVYGIMYNQRTNPLYMKLRELISSGELGEIRRMNWIITNWYRSQAYYNSGGWRATWAGEGGGVLINQDPHQLDLWQWATGLMPTRIRAFCSFGKHRNIEVENDVTAYAEYENGATGVFVTSTHECPGTNRFEISGDRGKIVIEDEKMTFWRLRQKESEFNESNTIPFAQPEAWKCEIPVASGGAQHLEITRDWTKAILHGTPLLAPGEDGIKGLTISNAMLLSTWTDTWVDLPIDEDLFYEKLQEQIALSANSSR is encoded by the coding sequence TTGGATATCGTTAGAATCGGTATTGTCGGCTTAGGGAACATGGGGACGGGGCATGCGAAGTATTTGATTGAAGGTCAAGTAAGTGGAGCGGTTTTGGCGGCGGTAAGCGATATTAGCCCGGACCGTCTGAAGCTTGCGAAGGAGCAATGGGGAGATGCCGTCAGGACCTTCGATACTCCGGAAGCGATGTTCAGCTCAGGCGCCGTTGATGGCGTACTGTTGTGCACTCCTCACTATGATCATCCGAAACAGGCGATCGAAGCTTTCTCGCACGGACTTCACGTGCTCGTCGAGAAGCCGGCGGGCGTCTATACCCGGCAGGTGCGGGAAATGAACGAAGCTGCGGCGGCTAGCGGCAAAGTATACGGAATCATGTACAACCAGCGGACGAACCCGTTGTACATGAAGTTGCGGGAGCTGATCTCGTCCGGAGAGCTTGGGGAGATTAGGCGCATGAATTGGATTATTACGAATTGGTACCGCTCACAAGCGTACTATAATTCGGGAGGATGGAGAGCGACGTGGGCAGGAGAAGGCGGAGGGGTGCTCATCAATCAGGATCCGCATCAGCTGGATTTGTGGCAGTGGGCGACCGGACTTATGCCGACGCGGATTCGCGCTTTCTGTTCGTTCGGCAAGCACCGCAATATCGAAGTGGAGAACGATGTGACCGCATATGCGGAATACGAGAACGGAGCGACGGGGGTTTTCGTCACTTCGACTCATGAATGTCCGGGTACGAACCGATTTGAGATTTCGGGAGATCGCGGCAAAATCGTCATAGAGGACGAGAAGATGACGTTCTGGCGTCTGCGGCAGAAGGAGTCGGAATTTAACGAAAGCAACACGATTCCGTTCGCGCAGCCGGAAGCGTGGAAATGCGAGATTCCGGTGGCGTCGGGCGGAGCTCAGCATTTGGAAATTACGCGGGATTGGACGAAAGCGATCCTGCACGGAACGCCATTGCTGGCTCCGGGAGAAGACGGAATCAAAGGATTGACGATTTCCAACGCGATGTTGTTGTCCACCTGGACGGATACCTGGGTAGATCTCCCGATCGACGAAGATTTATTTTACGAGAAACTGCAAGAGCAAATCGCGTTATCGGCCAATTCCAGCAGATAA
- a CDS encoding bifunctional 4-hydroxy-2-oxoglutarate aldolase/2-dehydro-3-deoxy-phosphogluconate aldolase codes for MPSEIMQALTREKIVTIMRGVALEPGLATAQALADGGIVFLEVTLNSEGALPMISKLREKFDGRLQIGAGTVLDIGQAKEAVAAGAKYLISPNLDEEVIYYAVEQGIEMWPGTMTPTEIVRAYKAGASAVKLFPMGTLGINYLKEVRAPLNHIPMIATGGVNLGNINSVLDAGAIAVGLGGNIIDKKLISEGKFDEVRKLAQAYVNEVQGAKTV; via the coding sequence ATGCCTTCTGAAATTATGCAAGCCTTAACACGAGAGAAAATCGTAACCATCATGCGAGGCGTTGCCTTGGAACCGGGTTTGGCGACCGCGCAAGCATTAGCCGACGGCGGGATCGTATTTCTGGAAGTAACGTTAAATTCGGAAGGCGCCCTGCCCATGATCTCGAAGCTCCGCGAAAAGTTCGATGGTCGGTTGCAGATCGGAGCGGGCACCGTTCTCGATATTGGTCAAGCCAAGGAAGCGGTAGCCGCGGGGGCGAAGTATTTGATTTCGCCGAACTTGGACGAAGAAGTGATTTATTACGCCGTCGAGCAGGGCATCGAGATGTGGCCGGGCACGATGACGCCGACGGAGATCGTTCGCGCGTACAAAGCCGGCGCTTCCGCGGTAAAGCTGTTCCCGATGGGCACGCTAGGCATTAACTATTTGAAGGAAGTACGGGCTCCGCTGAACCATATTCCGATGATCGCGACGGGTGGCGTCAATTTGGGCAACATTAACTCGGTTCTGGATGCGGGAGCGATCGCCGTAGGTTTGGGCGGTAATATCATCGACAAGAAGCTCATTAGCGAAGGGAAATTCGATGAAGTCAGGAAGCTGGCCCAAGCGTACGTGAATGAGGTTCAGGGAGCGAAGACGGTCTAA
- a CDS encoding SDR family oxidoreductase: MNLFDLTGKTAVVIGGSSTLGGAMAEALAAYGADVALTGRKADNAEPVRQRIEAAGGNARCYGVEATSKKDLERLLDEVTAWTGGVDILLNCPGVNSPTPFFEIAEDEWDHIIDVNAKSVVLACQVFGKSMVERGIGGSIINLSSVSSTTPLSRVFTYSVSKAAVNNMTQFLAREFAPAGVRVNAIIPGFFPAVQNRAILSEERVASIMAHTPMKRFGEASELQGAVVYLASAKASGFVTGSLLRVDGGFGAMTI, from the coding sequence ATGAATTTATTTGACTTAACGGGCAAGACGGCGGTCGTAATCGGAGGTTCTTCCACCTTAGGCGGAGCGATGGCGGAAGCACTTGCCGCTTATGGCGCGGACGTGGCGTTAACGGGGCGCAAGGCGGACAACGCGGAGCCGGTTCGTCAACGGATCGAAGCTGCGGGCGGAAACGCGCGATGTTACGGGGTTGAAGCGACATCCAAGAAGGATCTCGAGCGGTTGCTGGACGAGGTGACGGCTTGGACGGGCGGCGTCGATATTTTGTTGAATTGCCCTGGCGTGAATAGTCCGACTCCTTTCTTCGAAATAGCGGAAGACGAGTGGGATCATATCATCGATGTGAATGCCAAGAGCGTCGTGCTGGCTTGTCAGGTGTTCGGCAAATCCATGGTTGAACGGGGCATCGGGGGCAGCATTATTAACCTGTCGTCCGTGTCGTCTACGACCCCGCTGTCGCGGGTGTTTACCTATTCGGTGTCCAAAGCGGCGGTTAATAATATGACGCAATTTCTTGCGCGGGAATTCGCTCCGGCCGGGGTGAGAGTCAACGCGATCATTCCGGGATTTTTCCCGGCGGTGCAGAACCGGGCGATCTTATCGGAAGAGAGGGTGGCGTCCATTATGGCGCATACTCCGATGAAACGATTCGGAGAGGCATCGGAGCTCCAGGGGGCGGTCGTTTATTTGGCATCGGCGAAAGCTTCGGGTTTCGTGACGGGTTCGCTGCTACGGGTTGACGGCGGATTCGGCGCGATGACGATTTAA
- a CDS encoding formate/nitrite transporter family protein — MEREALLKVEQLALKKVKVYKDSRLRYLARAMLASMFIGFGVIVAFKTGSFFYAEHSPLTYPMAAITFGAAIILISYGGGDLFTGNTFYFTYAALRRKIKAGMAANLCTWTYAGNVLGAGVFAFLIYTTGLFDDSSVNGFLLSVVEKKMHTPMVELFFRGILCNWLVCLAFFVPMSMKSDGAKMFAMMLFVFCFFISGYEHSIANLCTFAIALVLDHPGTISLGGVLHNLIPVTLGNIVGGALLMGFMYDYVNKPFMED; from the coding sequence ATGGAGAGGGAAGCATTATTGAAAGTCGAACAGCTCGCCTTAAAAAAAGTAAAAGTATACAAAGACAGCCGATTGCGGTATCTTGCGCGCGCTATGTTGGCGAGCATGTTCATCGGTTTCGGGGTTATCGTCGCCTTCAAGACAGGGAGCTTTTTTTACGCGGAACATTCGCCACTAACTTATCCGATGGCCGCTATTACTTTCGGAGCCGCGATCATCTTGATCTCTTACGGCGGCGGAGATCTATTTACGGGAAACACGTTCTATTTCACCTATGCCGCGTTACGCCGGAAAATAAAAGCCGGCATGGCGGCGAATCTCTGTACGTGGACTTACGCGGGTAACGTCTTGGGCGCCGGGGTGTTCGCTTTTCTCATCTATACGACCGGACTGTTCGACGACTCTTCCGTTAACGGTTTTCTGCTTAGCGTGGTCGAGAAGAAGATGCACACGCCGATGGTGGAATTATTTTTCCGGGGAATTCTGTGTAATTGGCTCGTCTGTCTGGCTTTCTTCGTTCCCATGTCGATGAAGAGCGACGGCGCCAAAATGTTCGCCATGATGCTATTCGTGTTCTGCTTCTTCATCTCGGGGTATGAGCATAGCATCGCAAACTTATGTACGTTCGCCATCGCGCTAGTACTTGACCATCCGGGAACGATTTCTTTAGGCGGAGTTTTGCACAATCTCATTCCCGTTACGTTAGGTAACATAGTCGGTGGCGCTTTGCTAATGGGATTTATGTACGATTATGTGAATAAGCCTTTTATGGAAGATTAG
- the uxuA gene encoding mannonate dehydratase, which translates to MQMTFRWFGDNDPVKLWQIRQIPGVTGIVSAIYDVPVGEEWPLEKIVELKTKVEAAGLSLSVIESVPVHEHIKLGLSDRDRMIDNYGKTIRNLAQAGIGIVCYNFMPVFDWTRSQLDYELEDGSNALIYEEEVVQRMNPLSGELQLPGWDSSYRKEDLRRLFDQYAAVDEEKLWDNLSYFVKAIMPVAEEVGVLMAIHPDDPPWPIFGLPRIIRDEAALRRFVRLYDHPVNGLCLCSGSLGANPDNDIPALVRRFGAEGKINFMHARNIKHTGERSFQESAHLSKAGSLDMAEIVRALRDVNYEGPVRPDHGRMIWGETGKPGYGLYDRALGAVYLNGMWEALTKERAALNGEPE; encoded by the coding sequence ATGCAGATGACCTTTCGATGGTTTGGAGATAACGATCCGGTAAAGTTGTGGCAAATCCGGCAAATCCCCGGGGTGACCGGCATCGTGAGCGCGATCTATGACGTTCCGGTAGGGGAGGAGTGGCCGCTTGAGAAAATCGTCGAGCTGAAGACGAAGGTCGAGGCGGCGGGGTTGTCGCTTAGCGTCATCGAGAGCGTTCCGGTGCACGAGCATATTAAGTTAGGGCTTTCGGATAGGGATCGGATGATCGACAATTACGGGAAGACGATCCGTAATCTGGCGCAGGCAGGAATCGGCATCGTCTGCTATAATTTCATGCCGGTGTTCGATTGGACGCGCTCGCAGCTCGATTACGAGCTGGAAGACGGCTCGAACGCGTTGATCTACGAGGAAGAAGTCGTTCAGCGAATGAATCCTCTAAGCGGCGAACTGCAACTGCCGGGATGGGATAGCAGCTATCGGAAAGAGGATCTTAGACGGTTATTCGATCAATATGCCGCGGTTGACGAAGAGAAGCTATGGGACAACCTTTCCTACTTCGTGAAGGCGATCATGCCCGTGGCGGAAGAGGTCGGGGTGCTAATGGCGATCCACCCGGACGATCCCCCTTGGCCGATCTTCGGTCTTCCGAGAATCATTAGGGACGAAGCCGCTTTGCGCAGGTTCGTCCGGCTTTACGACCATCCGGTGAACGGGTTGTGTCTGTGCAGCGGTTCCCTCGGAGCGAATCCGGACAACGATATTCCGGCGCTCGTTCGCAGATTCGGCGCGGAGGGCAAGATCAATTTCATGCACGCTCGGAATATTAAACATACGGGAGAGCGTTCATTCCAAGAATCGGCTCATTTGTCCAAGGCCGGATCGCTTGATATGGCGGAGATCGTACGCGCGCTGAGGGACGTTAACTACGAGGGTCCCGTTCGTCCCGACCATGGTCGCATGATCTGGGGCGAAACCGGCAAACCGGGTTACGGGTTGTACGACCGCGCCTTGGGAGCCGTCTATCTGAACGGAATGTGGGAGGCTTTAACCAAGGAGCGGGCCGCATTAAACGGTGAACCGGAGTAG
- a CDS encoding sugar phosphate isomerase/epimerase family protein, with translation MKLSVFTVATPEMDPVQLAAAAKKAGLHGIEWRYTETSAEAKSQEPSFWGNNRCTIAPSGGEAELERFKDAARLHGLSTVSVTPYLRTGDLEATEKVLQAARYMGASCIRLGVPGYDRSKSFDELFELGRSYLKDAENLCRKYGVKGLIEIHHGTIGASASGARRLVEGLDPEFIGVLFDPGNSVHEGFENYRMSLELLGPYLAHVHVKNAGWGVKGKAEDGSLIWHSEWAGLKDGMVPWRQVIDDLIAVGYDGYLGVEDFSKQFADSEAMLNHFVEYIGGLLEELQPDV, from the coding sequence ATGAAACTATCGGTGTTTACGGTCGCAACGCCCGAGATGGATCCGGTGCAGCTAGCTGCCGCGGCTAAGAAGGCGGGACTGCACGGAATCGAATGGCGGTATACGGAAACTTCAGCGGAAGCGAAAAGCCAAGAGCCTTCCTTCTGGGGCAACAACAGGTGCACGATAGCTCCTTCCGGTGGCGAAGCGGAACTCGAGAGATTCAAGGATGCCGCGCGTCTTCACGGACTATCAACGGTCAGCGTGACTCCGTATTTGCGAACCGGTGATTTGGAGGCAACGGAGAAAGTGCTTCAAGCCGCGCGATATATGGGGGCGTCGTGTATCCGCTTAGGCGTTCCGGGTTACGATCGCAGCAAATCGTTCGACGAGCTGTTCGAGCTAGGTCGTTCTTATCTGAAAGATGCGGAAAACCTCTGTCGGAAATACGGAGTTAAAGGGTTGATCGAGATTCATCATGGGACGATCGGCGCCTCGGCTTCGGGCGCGCGCAGGTTAGTCGAGGGCTTGGATCCCGAATTCATCGGAGTTCTGTTCGATCCAGGCAATTCGGTACACGAAGGCTTCGAAAATTATCGGATGTCGTTGGAATTGTTAGGTCCGTACTTGGCTCATGTGCACGTGAAGAACGCAGGCTGGGGCGTCAAGGGAAAAGCCGAAGACGGCAGCCTGATCTGGCATTCGGAGTGGGCGGGCTTGAAAGACGGTATGGTACCTTGGCGGCAGGTCATCGACGATCTGATTGCGGTCGGGTACGACGGTTACTTGGGAGTCGAGGATTTCAGCAAGCAATTCGCGGATTCCGAAGCGATGCTCAACCATTTTGTCGAGTATATCGGAGGTTTGCTGGAGGAGCTTCAACCTGATGTTTGA
- a CDS encoding DUF2339 domain-containing protein, protein MELMIRKHWTSLLGVLFILAAFVTLFKYSIDQGWITDSMKIGFGLLSGSALCVAGLALANRNNKWISSVQIMIGLGACILYATFSFAGIYYGLWSPMTVLIGMAAVTAGVSVYAYRFDSRLLMNIALAGGLLSPLFMQPETDQVFTLFLYLFVLNSAFFFLSIAKKWSELRIHAFFGTWIVYAVYFVHFVPSTEGLWSMPFRYAVAAFVFYLIGFLISSWINNRCFDGWNLYLSLANGVLFGCWSIVILHGDLHYAYILALIGIVYMGSGAVIYKLTKQVQTASASHAIGGLLLLLMAASNLGSGLDAKPIINVFVWGGIAAALAIAGQIKRLPVASLMSIAIWLIVGCYWFVVTWETLRGEWFGTFIPFLNWGALAWMLLAAIGFYFSAKGIVFAMSAANEKLLSNLFALFAHLIVGGLLTVQIENVFIVYFDDSTDRLLQLSLSVSWGIYAMLLFLWGAYRQQMLFRIFGAIVLLIVASKAIFMDLDSENMIYKVVALLILGGISFLITWINGKWKKEFGSHPSNPEL, encoded by the coding sequence CGTAAACATTGGACATCGCTTCTCGGAGTCCTGTTCATCTTGGCCGCGTTCGTCACCTTATTCAAATATTCGATCGATCAAGGCTGGATCACCGACAGCATGAAAATCGGATTCGGTTTGCTAAGCGGCTCAGCGCTGTGCGTTGCAGGTTTAGCATTGGCCAATCGCAACAACAAATGGATATCCAGCGTGCAGATTATGATCGGGCTGGGAGCCTGTATCTTATATGCGACTTTTTCTTTCGCCGGAATTTACTACGGGTTATGGAGTCCGATGACGGTGTTGATCGGAATGGCCGCCGTCACGGCGGGAGTGTCGGTGTATGCTTACCGGTTCGATTCCAGGCTTCTAATGAACATCGCGCTTGCGGGAGGTTTGCTTTCCCCGTTGTTCATGCAGCCCGAGACGGATCAAGTATTTACTTTGTTCTTGTACTTATTCGTCCTTAATTCGGCGTTCTTCTTTCTGAGCATCGCGAAAAAATGGAGCGAGCTGCGAATTCACGCGTTCTTCGGAACTTGGATCGTCTATGCGGTTTATTTCGTCCACTTCGTCCCGTCGACCGAGGGCTTGTGGAGCATGCCGTTCCGTTACGCGGTCGCCGCATTCGTTTTTTACCTCATCGGATTTCTTATCTCCTCTTGGATCAATAACCGTTGTTTCGACGGATGGAATCTTTACTTGAGTTTGGCGAACGGCGTCTTGTTCGGTTGCTGGTCGATAGTCATCCTTCACGGCGATCTGCACTATGCTTATATCCTTGCTTTGATCGGCATCGTCTATATGGGCTCGGGCGCCGTAATCTATAAGCTTACTAAACAAGTTCAAACGGCTTCGGCGAGCCATGCGATCGGAGGGCTGCTCTTGCTCCTGATGGCCGCGTCCAATCTCGGAAGCGGGTTGGATGCGAAACCGATTATCAACGTATTCGTCTGGGGTGGAATCGCCGCAGCGCTTGCTATCGCAGGTCAGATCAAACGATTGCCGGTTGCAAGCTTAATGTCTATCGCGATATGGCTAATCGTCGGTTGCTATTGGTTTGTCGTTACCTGGGAGACCCTGCGCGGAGAGTGGTTCGGTACGTTTATCCCGTTCCTGAACTGGGGAGCGTTGGCTTGGATGCTGCTCGCCGCTATCGGCTTCTATTTCTCGGCGAAAGGCATCGTATTCGCAATGTCCGCCGCAAACGAAAAGTTGTTATCGAATCTATTCGCGCTGTTCGCTCATCTCATCGTCGGAGGATTGCTGACCGTGCAGATCGAGAATGTGTTTATCGTCTATTTCGACGATTCGACGGATCGGCTTCTCCAGTTGTCGCTCTCCGTGTCGTGGGGCATTTACGCAATGCTTCTGTTCCTATGGGGAGCTTATCGTCAACAAATGCTGTTCCGTATTTTCGGCGCCATTGTTTTACTGATCGTGGCCAGCAAAGCGATCTTCATGGACCTGGACAGCGAAAATATGATCTACAAAGTCGTCGCGCTGCTTATCCTTGGAGGGATTAGCTTCCTCATCACATGGATTAACGGCAAATGGAAGAAGGAATTCGGGAGTCATCCGTCGAATCCGGAGTTGTGA